AGTTGCAATGTGTTTTTGAAAATTCTTTAAGTACTAAAAGCGGTTGTCTTCAGACATTAATGATTTTCACAAGAGTAGAGGAGCCCTTTATGATGCCAGAGAACAATGAGACAAAGGACCCTTCTTTCAATATTGGGATCGATACGAGGAAAGCAAGGATAAATTCGATATTACTCACTCTGATAGTTATATATATCATTGCTCATTATCTGCGTTTTGCCTGGAACAGATACAACGATATTGCCTCCTCTGAAGCAGTCATGCTTGCACGATCGGTGGGGTCCCTTCTTCATCCCGAGCTTATAACAGAACTATCCGGAACCAAAGAAGACCTGAATAAACCTGCATATGTTATGACACAGCTTAGCCTGAAAAGGCTCGTTGATACAAATAATCCGATCCGGTTCGCTTACATTTTTGGTAAACGAAACGGAAATATGATATTTCTAATAGATTCAGAATCGCCTGATTCACCGGATTACTCGCCGCCCGGACAGATATATGAAGAAGCCAGTGATGCTGACTGGCTGCCCTTCAAGACCGGCAAAACAGTTCTTACTGGACCGGCAACTGACAGATGGGGGACATGGATCAGCGCCCTTGTGCCAATAAAGGACCCATCTGACGGGAGAGTCATTGCCGTCCTCGGGCTCGATTATTCGGCGCCTGAGTGGAATTTACGAGTATGGGAACATATGGTCCCGGATGTTGTCATCGTTATCTCCCTCCTTATGCTCTTTATTGCGTTGCGTCGCACCCGGAGGCAAAATTACACCCTTAAAGAGCTCAGTAAGAAGATGGCCTTTAATGAGGCCCTTTATCGAAGCGTATTCGAACAGGCTCCAATAGGTATCGCGATTGCTGATGAAAACAGGTATGTATCACAGTCAGAATATGGACAGATGAATGCAAATCCTATGTTCGAACAGATCACAGGCTGGACGAGCAATGAGTTGTTGAAAATTAATTGGGCAGATATTACTTATCCCGAAGACCTCAAACTTAATATTGAAAAATATGAGCAGTTCAAAGAGGGGAAAAACAACGGCTACACGCTTGAAAAACGTTTTATAAGGCCAGACGGATCAACAGTTTGGACAAATATGAAAATATCTCCTTTGTTGGGCAATCCTGACATGGGTGCTTTTCATTTGTGCCTCCTCGAGGACATCTCTGCACGCAAAGCAGCGGAGGAGTCGCTCAAAGAAAGCGAAAGAAGCAAATCCGTGCTTCTTTCACACCTTCCCGGAATGGCATACAGGTGTAACTATGACCGCGACTGGACCATGAAATATATTTCCGACGGCTGCACTGAACTGACAGGATACGCTCCGGAAAGCCTTTTGAATAACAGAGACCTCTCATTCAACGACCTCATCGCACCGGAATACCGTGAACCGCTCTGGATCGAATGGGAGCGTACCCTTGCTGACAGGCTGTCATTCAAACATGAATACGAGATCATAACAGCTGAAGGGAAACGGAAATGGGTGCTTGAGCTTGCCGAAGGCATATTTAACGATAATGGAGAGGTAGATGCTATTGAAGGAATCATCATAGACATATCCGACAGAAAAGAAGTCGAAAATATACTCAGATATAATAATGAACATGACAAATGGACCGGACTGTTCAACAGATATTATCTGGAAAATCTCCTTGACAGGGATACCAA
This window of the Synergistaceae bacterium genome carries:
- a CDS encoding PAS domain S-box protein; amino-acid sequence: MMPENNETKDPSFNIGIDTRKARINSILLTLIVIYIIAHYLRFAWNRYNDIASSEAVMLARSVGSLLHPELITELSGTKEDLNKPAYVMTQLSLKRLVDTNNPIRFAYIFGKRNGNMIFLIDSESPDSPDYSPPGQIYEEASDADWLPFKTGKTVLTGPATDRWGTWISALVPIKDPSDGRVIAVLGLDYSAPEWNLRVWEHMVPDVVIVISLLMLFIALRRTRRQNYTLKELSKKMAFNEALYRSVFEQAPIGIAIADENRYVSQSEYGQMNANPMFEQITGWTSNELLKINWADITYPEDLKLNIEKYEQFKEGKNNGYTLEKRFIRPDGSTVWTNMKISPLLGNPDMGAFHLCLLEDISARKAAEESLKESERSKSVLLSHLPGMAYRCNYDRDWTMKYISDGCTELTGYAPESLLNNRDLSFNDLIAPEYREPLWIEWERTLADRLSFKHEYEIITAEGKRKWVLELAEGIFNDNGEVDAIEGIIIDISDRKEVENILRYNNEHDKWTGLFNRYYLENLLDRDTKERTGEKRALIGIDLSAAQSITTAFGFHYTQELITRTAGVISKYCTDKRLLFYTYENRFVFYLKGYKNKDDLIVFAETLANTLVSLLSAERISGRLGIVEIDNDNRLEADGSCQPYMSLQQLITTLRLLLFPPLLFCTSEG